A stretch of DNA from Granulicella pectinivorans:
TCACCGCGCGATTCATAAACTCCGCCCAGATCGGCGCCGCCGCAATCGCGCCCGACAGCTTCACGTCCGTATAGTCGTCGTTCCCGATCCACACGACGCAGATCAAATTCGACGAATACGCCGCAAACCACGCATCATGGCTGGTTCCCGTCTTGCCGGCTGCAGGAGCCGTAAAACCCAGCTTCCGCACCGCCGTCCCGTACCCGAAGTTCATCACGCCTTCCAGCAGTGACTGCGTCAGGTACGCAGCCCGTGGATCCAGCACCTGCCGCGCCTCCGGAGCAAAATCCGCAACGATATCCCCGTTCGCGTTCCGCACACTCGCCAGCATCCACGGATTCAGATGCACGCCGTTATTCGCGAACACCGTATACGCGCCCGCCATATCCACCGGCGTAGCGTCATACGAACCCAGCGACACCGCGGGCGTTCCACGTGCGGCCGAAATTCCGCTCGCCCGTCCCAGAGCCGCCACATTCTCAAACCCCACCTGCTGCCCCAGCGAGATCGTCGCATTGTTCAGCGAGTGCGCCAGCGCATAGATCGCCGTCACCACCCCGTGGTACTCATCCTTGTAGTTGCCCGGCGAGTACGTTTGCCGTCCGTTGTCGAACGTAAACGTCGTCGGCACGTCGTTCAGCTTCGTCACCGCCGTAAACGTCCCACCCTCCGGCAGCGACCGACCCTCCACCGACTGCGCATACGCCGTCGCATACACAAACGGCTTGAAGATCGACCCCGTAGGCCTCTTCGCCGTCGCATGGTTGTACTGGCTTACCCCATAGTTCCGCCCGCCCACCAGGGCCAGAATCTGCCCCGTATGCGGATTCAGCGCCACCAGCGAAACCTGCGGATACGTAATATCCGTCGCGCCCTTCTTATGCGCCTTCCGCACCATCTCGTCGACGTTCTTCATCCCCATGTCGACCGCCTCCGAAGCCACCCGCTGCAGCTCCGGGTCCAGAGACGTGTAGATCCGCAGGCTCTGGTGCGCCAGGTCCTGGTCGTTCACCCGCTGCACCAACTGGTCATGCACCAGGTCGACGAAGTAGGGTGCCTCGCTCGCATCCACATTCGGCGGAGCCAGCTTCAGCGGCTCCGCCTTCGCATGCTCCGCCTCCGTCGTCGTAATCGCGGTGGTCTCCACCATCGAGTCCAGCACCAGATTTCGCCGCTCCAGCGCCCGCTCCGGATGCTTATACGGCGAAAAGTAGTTCGGCCTCTGGATCATGCCCGCCAGCAACGCCGCCTGCGCCAGATCGAGCTGCTTGATGTCCTTGCCGAAGAATGCCTGCGAAGCCTCGCCAAATCCGTTGATCGAGAACGATCCCCTCTGCCCCAGGTTGATCTGGTTCGCATACATCTCGAAGATCTGCTGCTTCGAAAAGTGCGACTCCAGTTGGAACGAGATCATGATCTCCCGCAGCTTGCGCGTAATCTTCTTATCCGGCGAAAGAAAGAACCCGCGCGCCAGTTGCTGCGTCAGCGTCGATCCGCCGCAGCTCATCTTATGCGATACCACATCCACCACCGCGCACTTCGCAATACGCACAAAGTTCACGCCCGAGTGCTCGAAAAAACGCCGGTCTTCAATCGCGACAACGGCCTGCACCAGGTGCGGAGGAATCTCCTTGTACGTCACCAGCCGCCTCTTCGCCCTGCCCTTGTCCTCCGACAGCGCTGTAATCAGCAGAGGCTCCAGCTCATACGAACGCAGCGCCACCCCGTTCTCTGCCGTGATCGACTGAACGATATTGTCCTGCGTATTGATCGTCGCGCCATCGGTCGAGTGGTACGACTGTCTTCCCGGTTTGATCAGGATGTTGTCGCCCTTCAGCTCGAACTTGCCCAGCTCCGGATTCGAGTTGTATCCCGCCGTCCGCAACTGCTGCGCGATATACCCCGCCGTCAGGTGCTGCCCCGTCCGGATCTCATGCGGTGCCGCATAGATCTGCGCGACAGAGTTGAAAATCGGTCCCGCCGCCAGCCGGTCGTCGACTACCTTCTCATACTGGAAGTAGTAGTAAATAAAGACCGCCGTGAACACCAGCAGACCTGCCAGCGCCAGCACCACCACTCCGCGGAAGATGCTCGAAAAGAACCCGCGCGGTTTCCCGCCGGAGCCATACTTTACTTTCACAGCCAAAGTGAGTCTCGTTCCTGGCGCAGGCCCAACCCGCACCGGTAGAAAGTCCTGAAGTCACTCGAAAAAGTTGGATCAGGTTCGGACCGTGTCTTTCGCCAAATCGCGAAGCCCTGTCTCTGCTCTTACGTCATCTCACAACAACTGGCACTCCGGCCTGCACTCCCATTATCGCCGCTCAGGAGCCAATACGGCGATCCACACCGTGTAGTTCCGGATACCCACCCCGCCACAAAGTCGGGTGCCCCACATCTCATTTCTGAGATGTGGGTTTTCACGCCGCCACGAACTTTCAACGCGGCGGGTGGCTAACCGGACCAAAACGTACACCTGGAAC
This window harbors:
- a CDS encoding PBP1A family penicillin-binding protein is translated as MKVKYGSGGKPRGFFSSIFRGVVVLALAGLLVFTAVFIYYYFQYEKVVDDRLAAGPIFNSVAQIYAAPHEIRTGQHLTAGYIAQQLRTAGYNSNPELGKFELKGDNILIKPGRQSYHSTDGATINTQDNIVQSITAENGVALRSYELEPLLITALSEDKGRAKRRLVTYKEIPPHLVQAVVAIEDRRFFEHSGVNFVRIAKCAVVDVVSHKMSCGGSTLTQQLARGFFLSPDKKITRKLREIMISFQLESHFSKQQIFEMYANQINLGQRGSFSINGFGEASQAFFGKDIKQLDLAQAALLAGMIQRPNYFSPYKHPERALERRNLVLDSMVETTAITTTEAEHAKAEPLKLAPPNVDASEAPYFVDLVHDQLVQRVNDQDLAHQSLRIYTSLDPELQRVASEAVDMGMKNVDEMVRKAHKKGATDITYPQVSLVALNPHTGQILALVGGRNYGVSQYNHATAKRPTGSIFKPFVYATAYAQSVEGRSLPEGGTFTAVTKLNDVPTTFTFDNGRQTYSPGNYKDEYHGVVTAIYALAHSLNNATISLGQQVGFENVAALGRASGISAARGTPAVSLGSYDATPVDMAGAYTVFANNGVHLNPWMLASVRNANGDIVADFAPEARQVLDPRAAYLTQSLLEGVMNFGYGTAVRKLGFTAPAAGKTGTSHDAWFAAYSSNLICVVWIGNDDYTDVKLSGAIAAAPIWAEFMNRAVKLPQYSDTKPFTPPDGVTNYRIDTASGLLADASCPNAFTAAFLNGTAPQSTCSRMGESPQTLVQDLYGNTAPAPQPVPQ